Proteins found in one Pseudomonadota bacterium genomic segment:
- the lexA gene encoding transcriptional repressor LexA has protein sequence MLELTPRQREILAWIRSHIEATGAPPTRAEIARKFNFRSANAAEQHLRALARKGAIELQAGTSRGIRLTAQGSHSFGGVPLVGRVAAGEPILAEQHIEEHYQLDQALFRPRPDYLLKVHGMSMRDAGIWDGDLVAVHIRPQADNGQIVVARIDDEVTVKRFRREGDRVWLLPENPDFSPIQVDLTQQPLVLEGCVVGIIRQVAP, from the coding sequence ATGCTTGAATTGACCCCCCGACAACGTGAAATCCTGGCGTGGATTCGATCGCATATCGAAGCGACCGGCGCGCCGCCAACGCGTGCAGAAATTGCCCGCAAATTTAATTTCCGCTCCGCCAATGCGGCCGAGCAACACCTGCGTGCTTTAGCCCGCAAGGGGGCCATTGAACTTCAAGCGGGCACCTCCCGAGGCATTCGCTTAACGGCTCAAGGCTCCCATTCTTTCGGAGGCGTGCCATTGGTGGGGCGGGTTGCGGCGGGTGAGCCGATTTTGGCTGAGCAGCACATCGAAGAACACTACCAACTGGATCAGGCACTGTTTCGGCCCCGGCCCGATTACCTGTTAAAGGTTCACGGCATGAGCATGCGGGATGCCGGAATTTGGGATGGTGATCTGGTGGCCGTGCATATCCGGCCGCAGGCGGACAACGGCCAGATTGTGGTCGCCCGGATTGATGACGAAGTCACGGTCAAGCGTTTCCGGCGTGAGGGTGATCGGGTTTGGTTGCTGCCGGAGAACCCCGATTTTTCTCCTATTCAAGTGGATTTGACGCAGCAACCTTTGGTGTTGGAAGGCTGTGTCGTCGGCATCATCCGGCAGGTTGCGCCATGA
- a CDS encoding cation diffusion facilitator family transporter, translated as MVVNRSESGRLLRIATVSAVAVAFTLFLVKLIAWLATDSLSLMASMVDSLADGFASLINLLAVSYALMPADREHRFGHGKAESLAGLVQSAFMAGAALFLALSAVDRLINPQPLERTGWGIAVMLFAMALTWALVMVQRRAVEQTGSVAVEADSVHYLSDFLTNGGVILSLLSSRYLGWQIVDPLCAFGVTVYLGFSAFRIGGVALNSLLDREFDDPERERILNIARKNERVLDVHDLRTRRSGPDAFIQLHLEMEDALPLVEAHAIGEAVRLEILREFPEAEVIIHQDPISTVSPQDRAH; from the coding sequence ATGGTAGTTAACCGAAGCGAATCTGGCCGATTACTGCGCATTGCAACCGTGAGTGCGGTCGCTGTGGCGTTTACCCTGTTTCTGGTCAAACTCATTGCCTGGCTGGCGACGGATTCTCTCAGCTTGATGGCCAGCATGGTGGATTCCCTGGCGGATGGTTTTGCCTCCCTGATAAACCTGCTGGCCGTTTCCTATGCTCTTATGCCAGCGGATCGGGAGCACCGTTTCGGGCATGGTAAGGCCGAATCTCTTGCCGGCTTGGTTCAGTCGGCTTTTATGGCCGGCGCGGCGCTGTTCCTGGCCTTATCCGCGGTGGATCGTTTGATTAATCCGCAACCCTTGGAACGGACGGGGTGGGGGATTGCCGTCATGCTGTTTGCCATGGCCTTGACCTGGGCATTGGTCATGGTCCAGCGGCGGGCGGTAGAACAAACCGGATCGGTTGCGGTGGAGGCCGACTCGGTACATTACCTGTCCGATTTCCTCACCAATGGAGGGGTGATTCTGTCCTTGCTGTCCAGCCGTTATCTGGGTTGGCAAATCGTCGATCCCCTGTGTGCGTTCGGGGTGACGGTTTATCTCGGTTTTAGTGCTTTCCGGATCGGTGGCGTAGCCTTAAATAGCTTGTTGGATCGTGAGTTTGATGACCCGGAGCGCGAGCGGATTTTGAATATTGCGCGCAAGAACGAACGGGTATTGGATGTTCACGACCTACGTACCCGCCGGTCGGGGCCGGATGCGTTCATTCAGTTACATCTGGAGATGGAAGATGCGTTGCCCCTGGTAGAGGCGCATGCCATCGGTGAGGCGGTGAGACTGGAAATTCTGCGCGAGTTTCCCGAGGCCGAAGTAATCATCCACCAAGACCCCATCAGCACCGTATCCCCCCAGGACAGAGCCCATTAA
- the imuA gene encoding translesion DNA synthesis-associated protein ImuA, with protein sequence MKHPELEQLLTHPQLWRAQQAPSSAAVISGFPDLDAALPGGGWPQGALTEILVAREGLGELSLLMPALAQLSHSGRWLAWVSPPYIPYAPALAAAQVDISRILLVRPRAVQEALWALAQTMAAGTCGAVLAWPSQCTFQDLRRLQLAAEQGNCMAILFRPPETARESSPAALRVLVRREPAGLELHLLKRRGGSQTRVRLNAPKDSVQRAGGESWENMKQASLFPESTY encoded by the coding sequence ATGAAACACCCCGAGTTGGAACAGCTGTTGACTCACCCGCAGCTATGGCGGGCGCAACAAGCACCATCGAGCGCTGCTGTCATCAGCGGTTTTCCCGATTTGGATGCGGCTTTGCCCGGTGGCGGATGGCCGCAAGGTGCACTGACGGAAATCTTGGTTGCCCGTGAGGGTTTGGGGGAGCTCAGTTTATTGATGCCGGCCTTGGCCCAGCTGAGTCACAGTGGCCGCTGGCTGGCCTGGGTATCGCCGCCTTACATTCCCTATGCCCCGGCACTGGCCGCCGCCCAGGTGGATATCTCGCGCATTTTGTTGGTTCGGCCGCGGGCTGTTCAGGAGGCGTTATGGGCTTTGGCTCAGACCATGGCCGCTGGAACATGCGGCGCGGTGTTGGCTTGGCCTTCGCAATGTACTTTTCAGGATCTTAGGCGTCTGCAATTGGCGGCCGAACAAGGCAATTGCATGGCCATTTTGTTCCGTCCTCCCGAAACTGCCCGGGAGTCCTCGCCGGCGGCATTGCGGGTATTGGTGCGACGAGAGCCAGCAGGCCTGGAATTACATCTACTCAAGCGTCGGGGGGGCAGTCAAACCCGCGTGCGTTTGAATGCACCTAAGGATTCGGTTCAGCGGGCTGGCGGCGAGTCCTGGGAGAATATGAAGCAAGCCAGTCTTTTCCCCGAATCAACCTACTGA
- the corA gene encoding magnesium/cobalt transporter CorA — MIRTLLINPKTGETTEGNWSSVQRWKEQPEWLIWVDLDEIRSEGEAKQLTEYFGIHPLAIQDAQRERHPPKLEDFDDHLFVLLKGLNTNTDSIDFATIQIALFVGERFLVTRHTGRSTSIDTLWKNCRDHTAPEFRNAMQLAAKISRLIIDRYLAILFNLEMRLESIEEDMTDNPTDELLLELRSHRANLKKLMRILLYQTHIFQEMKSDDGDARLSRYTHELTDVYEQTERAHSLARLYDELAADMIEGYLSLASHRMNQVMKILTIITAIFVPLSFMAGLYGMNFEYIPELHARNGYFVLLGVMAAVVVILLTIFRRKNWL; from the coding sequence GTGATTCGAACGTTGTTAATAAACCCGAAAACCGGCGAGACCACAGAAGGTAACTGGAGTTCGGTTCAACGCTGGAAAGAACAGCCCGAGTGGCTGATCTGGGTGGATCTGGATGAGATTCGTTCGGAAGGCGAGGCTAAACAGCTGACGGAATACTTCGGGATTCATCCGCTGGCCATCCAGGACGCTCAGCGCGAACGTCACCCGCCCAAGTTGGAGGATTTTGACGACCATCTTTTCGTGTTACTCAAAGGCCTCAATACAAACACCGACAGTATCGATTTTGCCACCATACAAATTGCCCTATTTGTCGGCGAACGTTTCCTGGTGACCCGCCATACGGGCAGATCGACATCCATTGACACCCTATGGAAGAACTGCCGGGATCACACCGCGCCGGAATTTCGCAACGCCATGCAGTTGGCGGCCAAGATATCCCGTCTAATCATCGACCGTTACCTGGCCATTCTCTTTAATCTCGAAATGCGCCTGGAGTCCATCGAAGAGGACATGACTGACAATCCGACCGACGAGTTGTTATTGGAGTTGCGCTCTCACCGCGCCAATCTAAAAAAACTGATGCGTATCCTGCTCTACCAAACGCATATCTTCCAAGAGATGAAATCGGACGATGGCGACGCGCGCCTTAGCCGCTATACCCACGAATTAACCGACGTCTATGAACAAACAGAACGTGCGCACAGCTTGGCACGGCTATACGACGAGTTGGCCGCTGATATGATCGAAGGCTATTTGTCTCTGGCCTCTCATCGCATGAACCAAGTGATGAAAATTCTTACCATCATCACCGCGATTTTCGTCCCTTTGAGTTTTATGGCCGGACTGTACGGTATGAATTTCGAATACATCCCGGAACTGCATGCCCGGAACGGCTACTTTGTACTGCTGGGTGTCATGGCTGCGGTGGTGGTTATCCTGCTGACGATCTTCCGGCGCAAGAACTGGCTATAA
- a CDS encoding DNA polymerase Y family protein → MLWLCVHLPHLGLDERARLTPETHLALVEHQGGRVIVLDADEWSRDLGVQNGMPLAAAYSLVSNLKAVTRDPSMEEAALKRLGVWALQFTSRVCLIQPQRLLLEVGGSLRLFGGARSLYRQISEGVAGLGYRHVMAMAPTPLAAEWLAVSGSGSCLKTDDLRCQLEPLPVHVLGLPKVQIQAMTAMGITRLAQLFRLPGAALGRRFGPTLKVQLEQALGQRADPRPALQPPDRFMASLPLAAEVDQAPALLFPLRRLLEEMCGFLRGRDGAVQRIQLQLRPARGAIQTVDLHLLAPSRDSGHWLEMMQQRLERLVLAQPVIELALWAGHLLPFTPERTGLFDLDGNLHHNPAPLLERLRARLGEDAVHGVDGLADHRPERAWALCPPGQGSAEVISKNHNRPLWLLGQPQRLDSSQGLPVVGRTLRLCAGPERIETGWWDNGEIARDYYLGIDAEGARLWVYRDRYSGYWFLHGYFA, encoded by the coding sequence ATGTTGTGGTTGTGTGTCCACTTGCCCCATTTGGGTTTGGATGAACGCGCACGCCTCACCCCCGAAACCCATCTGGCCCTGGTTGAGCACCAGGGCGGTCGGGTCATTGTGCTGGATGCTGATGAGTGGAGCCGGGATTTGGGGGTTCAAAACGGGATGCCCCTGGCCGCGGCCTATAGTCTGGTGTCGAACCTCAAAGCCGTGACCCGCGATCCATCGATGGAAGAAGCGGCGCTTAAAAGGTTGGGCGTTTGGGCTTTGCAGTTCACTTCCCGGGTGTGTTTGATTCAACCTCAGCGCTTACTCCTGGAAGTGGGGGGCAGCCTGCGCTTGTTCGGAGGTGCCCGATCTCTATACCGGCAAATCTCCGAGGGTGTTGCGGGGCTGGGCTATCGTCATGTGATGGCCATGGCACCCACCCCTTTGGCAGCCGAGTGGTTGGCCGTCAGCGGCAGCGGTAGTTGTCTGAAAACCGATGATTTGCGATGCCAACTGGAGCCATTGCCGGTTCATGTCCTGGGTTTGCCCAAGGTGCAAATACAGGCCATGACCGCGATGGGGATCACCCGCCTTGCCCAGCTTTTTCGGTTGCCCGGGGCAGCATTGGGCAGGCGCTTTGGCCCCACGTTGAAAGTCCAGTTGGAGCAAGCGCTGGGTCAAAGGGCTGATCCACGGCCTGCGCTGCAGCCGCCAGATCGTTTTATGGCGTCTTTGCCTTTGGCGGCGGAAGTCGATCAGGCGCCGGCTTTGCTGTTTCCCCTGCGGCGTTTGCTGGAGGAGATGTGCGGATTTCTGCGGGGGCGGGATGGCGCGGTGCAGCGTATCCAACTGCAATTACGGCCCGCTCGGGGGGCCATCCAAACGGTGGATTTGCATTTGCTGGCACCCAGCAGGGACAGCGGCCATTGGTTGGAGATGATGCAGCAACGCCTGGAGCGCCTTGTGCTGGCGCAACCGGTGATCGAGCTGGCCCTGTGGGCAGGACATTTGTTGCCGTTCACACCGGAACGGACAGGCCTGTTCGACTTGGATGGCAACCTCCATCACAACCCGGCACCGTTGTTGGAGCGATTGCGGGCACGGCTGGGGGAAGATGCGGTACACGGGGTCGATGGTCTTGCCGATCATCGCCCGGAACGGGCCTGGGCCTTGTGTCCACCCGGTCAAGGGTCGGCGGAGGTTATATCGAAAAACCACAACCGCCCCTTGTGGCTACTCGGGCAGCCCCAGCGCTTGGATTCCAGCCAGGGGTTGCCGGTGGTGGGCCGGACACTACGGCTTTGTGCCGGGCCCGAGCGCATCGAAACCGGCTGGTGGGACAATGGTGAGATTGCCCGCGATTACTATCTGGGGATCGACGCCGAGGGTGCTCGCTTATGGGTTTATCGTGATCGGTACAGCGGGTATTGGTTCTTACATGGCTATTTTGCCTGA
- a CDS encoding molybdopterin-binding protein, with product MRIGAVIIGDELLSGRRTDQHMAHTIEALGKRGLELTWCRIVGDSPDVLTQTFRETLGTGGLVFSFGGIGATPDDQTRQCVAQAAGVPLVRHPEAAAILEEKFGDKAYPQRILMADFPAGSEIVPNPFNQVPGFSLRHHYFFPGFPQMAWPMLEWVLDERYVHLHQAEHKVQRLVRVYGVPESEMVPLMEALIAAHPAVKLSSLPHIGGDKSHIEFGLRGVPAAADAALEAFKLAMEKTGLKWEMASQ from the coding sequence ATGCGTATCGGGGCTGTGATCATTGGCGACGAGCTGTTGAGCGGCCGACGGACCGACCAGCACATGGCCCATACTATCGAAGCGTTGGGCAAGCGCGGGTTGGAACTGACCTGGTGCCGGATCGTGGGTGACTCCCCGGATGTACTCACTCAGACTTTTCGTGAAACGCTGGGTACGGGTGGCTTGGTGTTCAGCTTTGGGGGTATTGGCGCTACACCGGATGATCAAACCCGTCAGTGTGTTGCCCAAGCGGCGGGGGTACCGCTGGTCCGTCACCCCGAGGCCGCGGCGATTTTGGAAGAAAAGTTTGGTGATAAAGCCTACCCGCAACGGATATTGATGGCCGATTTTCCGGCGGGATCGGAAATTGTGCCCAATCCTTTCAACCAGGTTCCGGGGTTTTCCTTACGTCACCACTATTTTTTTCCGGGCTTTCCGCAGATGGCATGGCCCATGTTGGAGTGGGTGCTGGATGAGCGCTATGTCCATTTGCATCAGGCGGAGCATAAGGTGCAGCGCTTGGTTCGTGTCTACGGTGTGCCGGAAAGTGAAATGGTGCCGCTCATGGAGGCACTCATCGCCGCACACCCGGCAGTTAAGCTGTCCAGTCTGCCCCATATCGGCGGCGATAAATCCCATATCGAATTCGGCTTGCGCGGCGTACCGGCAGCTGCCGATGCGGCCCTGGAAGCATTCAAACTTGCCATGGAAAAAACCGGGCTTAAATGGGAAATGGCGTCGCAATGA
- a CDS encoding SDR family oxidoreductase, with the protein MPTHMQRSEDRITLVTGGNRGLGFETCRQLANLGLRVILTARDGQQGEQAAAELSQQTGAEVVSTELDVTDPASVKSCVDRLQETVGRVDVLVNNAGIMPDRGGFDEQRRGASVFNARIETLELAMATHVYGPLRLIQACVPLMRARGYGRIVNVSSTLGQLSSMTGGWPGYRVSKAALNALTLIVAAEVADSNILVNSVCPGWTRTHLGGPKAPRDVAEGADTIVWLATLPDDGPRGGFFQDRQPIPW; encoded by the coding sequence ATGCCGACCCACATGCAGAGATCCGAAGACCGTATTACCTTGGTGACCGGCGGTAACCGTGGCCTGGGTTTTGAGACCTGTCGTCAGCTGGCCAATCTGGGCTTGAGGGTGATACTGACGGCGAGGGATGGACAGCAGGGCGAGCAAGCGGCGGCCGAACTGAGTCAACAAACGGGCGCGGAGGTGGTGAGCACCGAATTGGACGTCACCGATCCGGCCAGCGTCAAATCGTGTGTGGATCGCTTGCAAGAGACGGTCGGTCGTGTGGATGTCTTGGTGAACAACGCCGGAATCATGCCGGACCGTGGTGGATTTGACGAGCAACGCAGAGGTGCCAGTGTCTTTAATGCGCGTATCGAAACCCTGGAGTTGGCCATGGCAACCCACGTGTATGGTCCGCTCCGTCTCATTCAGGCCTGCGTGCCGTTAATGCGGGCACGAGGCTATGGCCGCATCGTGAATGTTTCCTCTACCCTCGGCCAGTTATCCAGCATGACCGGTGGTTGGCCGGGGTATCGCGTATCCAAGGCCGCCTTGAATGCGCTCACCCTCATCGTTGCCGCGGAAGTGGCCGATTCCAATATCCTGGTGAATTCCGTTTGCCCCGGCTGGACCCGGACCCATCTGGGAGGTCCTAAGGCGCCGCGCGATGTCGCCGAGGGCGCCGATACCATCGTATGGCTGGCGACCCTGCCGGACGACGGCCCTCGCGGGGGATTTTTTCAGGACCGCCAGCCCATTCCCTGGTGA
- a CDS encoding mechanosensitive ion channel produces MMKRRLPRLLIITTLLWNIGSAIAIDSEPQPPPAEAPVFNDMPTDWWRYFEQAGELLSKRADELLVTLQALPTDPHGPLVKEIELALQAYQLSLEKTPQVTVAQVVTASSEPTLDELLAMKRQQNETKAILQFHEDTLEELQSTQRDMEKSVASLKLSYLATDPDDRERSGIALEWIRDRIQLAIVERAIRNEQRTIQLLNEGIAANRTALDNAVATISFSALDTAALENRLQALERERRRNAIALTETHTALLQNPEKTDTQKSQARLESQQIVKLQVERNEIDLVDQTIRLQQLLHRLATDSEQSTTALAEAASATETLIENSKTKLKYWQAITKSELAISDTQLATADDATPALKKLARDRIGLAQATEDQILESQRHLRDLEFLAQVYEERLLQNLGGTSKALGRAALTLNDLWEQGRRYLTTPLFEISETPVTSLGLLRFLIVLVIAWLASRAVRAGIMKLAQRRDGSSSSAVFTLSRVLHYLILFVGGMIALSSLGIDVTKLALIATALSVGIGFGLQNLINNFVSGIILMFERSLKVGDFIELQSGVSGEVRELNMRSTVVTTNDNVDIVVPNSEFVSGRVTNWTMREAFRRVHVPFGVAYGSDKDVVKKAALEAAAATPHTLRSSDTRRQPQVWLTGFGDSSLDFELVVWLTPDAVKRPAAVAAAYTWELETALHKYGIEIPFPQRDLHIRSGLTHTSSSPDEPPPDGATPI; encoded by the coding sequence ATGATGAAACGACGGTTACCGCGCCTTCTCATTATCACGACCCTGCTCTGGAACATCGGATCCGCCATTGCCATTGACTCCGAACCCCAGCCGCCACCAGCCGAGGCGCCGGTGTTCAATGACATGCCCACCGACTGGTGGCGCTATTTTGAACAAGCCGGCGAGTTGCTGTCGAAACGGGCCGATGAGCTGCTGGTGACACTCCAGGCGCTGCCGACCGATCCGCACGGCCCGCTTGTCAAAGAAATCGAGTTGGCATTACAGGCTTATCAGCTCAGTCTCGAAAAAACACCGCAAGTGACCGTGGCGCAGGTGGTCACTGCATCGAGCGAACCCACCCTCGACGAGCTTCTGGCGATGAAGCGCCAGCAGAACGAAACCAAGGCCATTTTGCAATTTCACGAAGACACGCTGGAAGAATTGCAAAGCACCCAACGCGATATGGAAAAAAGCGTGGCCTCCCTCAAGCTGTCCTACCTGGCCACCGACCCGGATGATCGCGAGCGTAGTGGCATTGCACTGGAGTGGATACGGGACCGCATCCAACTGGCGATCGTCGAACGGGCCATTCGCAACGAGCAGCGCACCATACAACTTCTAAACGAGGGCATTGCGGCCAACCGCACCGCTTTGGATAACGCCGTGGCAACCATCAGTTTTTCCGCCCTGGATACCGCGGCGTTGGAAAACCGTTTGCAGGCCTTGGAACGTGAGCGTCGGCGTAACGCCATAGCGCTAACCGAAACACACACCGCATTACTACAGAATCCCGAAAAGACGGACACTCAGAAATCACAAGCGCGTTTGGAGTCGCAACAAATCGTCAAACTGCAGGTTGAACGTAACGAAATCGACCTCGTGGATCAGACGATTCGACTCCAACAACTGCTGCACCGACTGGCAACCGACAGTGAGCAGAGCACCACCGCGCTAGCAGAAGCAGCGAGTGCGACAGAGACCTTAATCGAGAACAGCAAGACCAAACTCAAATACTGGCAGGCAATAACGAAAAGCGAGCTGGCGATCAGTGACACCCAGCTGGCCACCGCCGACGACGCGACGCCGGCGTTAAAAAAGCTCGCCCGCGATCGAATCGGATTGGCTCAGGCCACCGAAGACCAAATCTTGGAGTCTCAACGACATCTGCGGGATCTGGAATTTCTGGCTCAAGTCTACGAAGAGCGCCTGTTGCAAAACTTGGGCGGCACCTCCAAAGCCCTGGGCAGGGCCGCGCTCACCCTCAACGATCTTTGGGAACAGGGACGACGGTATCTCACCACCCCTCTGTTCGAAATCAGCGAAACACCGGTCACCAGCTTGGGTCTACTGCGATTCCTAATCGTCTTGGTGATCGCCTGGTTGGCGTCGCGAGCGGTTCGTGCCGGCATCATGAAACTTGCTCAACGACGGGACGGTTCCAGCAGCAGTGCGGTGTTCACACTCAGTCGTGTGCTGCACTACTTGATCTTGTTCGTCGGCGGCATGATTGCGCTGTCGTCTTTGGGCATCGACGTCACCAAGCTCGCACTGATCGCCACCGCCCTGTCCGTGGGTATCGGCTTCGGGTTACAGAATCTCATCAACAATTTCGTCTCCGGCATCATCTTAATGTTCGAGCGCAGTCTGAAAGTCGGTGACTTTATCGAGCTCCAGTCGGGCGTGAGCGGTGAAGTCCGCGAGCTCAATATGCGCAGCACCGTCGTGACCACCAATGACAACGTCGATATTGTCGTACCCAACTCGGAATTCGTGAGCGGCCGGGTAACCAACTGGACCATGCGGGAAGCTTTTCGAAGGGTGCATGTACCCTTCGGCGTCGCTTACGGCAGCGATAAAGATGTGGTCAAAAAGGCCGCATTGGAAGCCGCAGCGGCCACACCCCATACCCTGCGGAGCAGCGACACGCGGCGCCAGCCGCAAGTGTGGCTGACCGGTTTCGGCGACAGCAGTTTGGATTTCGAATTGGTTGTTTGGCTAACGCCTGACGCGGTCAAACGACCCGCCGCCGTGGCCGCAGCCTACACATGGGAACTAGAAACCGCGCTCCACAAATACGGTATCGAAATCCCATTCCCGCAACGGGATCTCCATATTCGAAGCGGTTTGACGCATACGTCCAGCAGCCCGGACGAACCGCCGCCCGACGGGGCGACTCCGATATGA
- a CDS encoding carbonic anhydrase — translation MDITPLEALDRLRQGNRRFVSGTPISHVLASSSRRAELVEGQAPFAVILGCSDSRVPAEIVFDQGVGDLFVIRVAGNVVAPSQVGSVEFAADRFGTPLVVVLGHSQCGAVTATLEELERPTEARSPNLRSIVDRIRPSVESLLETELRDQPDALLCKAVRANIRASANHLRHGSQILEQMIQNNRLMVVGAEYSLETGEVDFFDGV, via the coding sequence ATGGATATCACACCGCTAGAAGCACTTGATCGTTTGCGCCAGGGTAATCGCCGATTCGTTTCCGGTACCCCGATCAGCCATGTTTTGGCGAGTTCGTCGCGTCGCGCCGAGCTGGTCGAAGGCCAAGCGCCGTTTGCGGTGATTTTAGGTTGCTCTGACTCTCGCGTCCCGGCCGAAATCGTGTTTGACCAAGGGGTGGGAGACCTGTTCGTGATCCGGGTTGCGGGCAATGTCGTGGCACCATCGCAGGTGGGAAGTGTGGAGTTCGCGGCCGATCGTTTTGGTACGCCGCTCGTCGTGGTCCTGGGACACTCACAATGTGGTGCCGTCACCGCCACATTGGAAGAGCTGGAAAGGCCGACGGAGGCCAGATCACCCAATCTGCGATCCATCGTCGACCGAATTCGACCATCGGTCGAATCTCTCCTGGAAACCGAACTGCGTGATCAGCCCGATGCGCTGCTTTGCAAGGCCGTTCGGGCGAACATCCGGGCGTCTGCGAACCACTTGAGGCACGGTTCGCAGATTCTTGAACAGATGATTCAAAACAATCGGCTGATGGTCGTGGGCGCAGAATATTCTCTGGAGACCGGAGAGGTGGATTTCTTCGACGGCGTCTGA
- a CDS encoding MBL fold metallo-hydrolase: MRIGFFLVIVSLLLLGTFALSGSAHMGPISAHFDGYRFHNLQPIQRSFDDYLDWMLRREAGSWEAVTDAPIGSPPAERIDGVDLRVTHVNHSTVLLQTQGMNILTDPIWSERASPFGFIGPKRYHPPGIRFEDLPPIDLVLISHSHYDHMDLPTLRRLSDRDQPLILVGLGNAATLEGAGIENVEELDWWQTKALGDQMNVTGVPVQHWSSRSLVDRNRTLWLGYVVEAPGGPIYFAGDTGLGPHFAMTRERFGAMRLALLPIGAFRPRWFMKPVHISPDEAVEAHQILQAKTSLAVHHSTFRLGEDGQHEAPRKLRAAIRKAGLSEDDFWIAEFGFGRWAPPLSVPAEDLPVQTAAR, from the coding sequence ATGCGCATCGGCTTTTTTTTGGTTATTGTGAGTCTTCTGCTGCTGGGCACTTTCGCCCTCAGCGGATCTGCCCACATGGGACCGATCAGCGCACATTTTGACGGTTATCGCTTCCATAATCTGCAGCCGATCCAGCGCTCTTTCGACGACTACCTCGATTGGATGCTCCGGCGCGAAGCCGGCAGTTGGGAGGCGGTGACCGACGCCCCCATCGGATCGCCTCCGGCCGAGCGGATCGATGGCGTCGACTTGCGCGTGACCCACGTAAACCACTCGACGGTACTGCTCCAAACCCAGGGAATGAACATCCTCACGGACCCCATCTGGTCGGAACGCGCCAGCCCGTTCGGTTTCATCGGTCCCAAGCGATACCATCCGCCCGGCATTCGTTTTGAGGATCTGCCGCCTATTGATTTGGTGCTGATCAGTCATAGCCATTACGACCATATGGATCTTCCCACCTTGAGAAGGCTCTCCGACCGAGACCAACCGCTTATTCTGGTGGGTTTGGGCAACGCCGCCACCCTAGAAGGCGCGGGGATCGAAAACGTCGAGGAATTGGACTGGTGGCAAACCAAAGCCCTGGGCGACCAGATGAACGTAACAGGTGTGCCGGTACAACATTGGTCCTCGCGCAGCCTGGTGGATCGAAATCGTACGCTTTGGCTGGGCTATGTGGTGGAAGCTCCCGGCGGCCCAATCTATTTCGCCGGCGACACGGGATTAGGCCCCCACTTTGCGATGACCCGAGAACGCTTCGGGGCGATGCGCCTGGCACTACTTCCCATCGGCGCCTTTCGTCCACGATGGTTTATGAAGCCGGTTCACATATCACCGGACGAAGCCGTCGAAGCCCACCAGATCCTTCAGGCCAAGACATCGCTGGCGGTCCACCACAGCACTTTCCGGCTGGGTGAAGACGGACAACACGAAGCCCCCCGAAAACTGCGCGCCGCCATAAGAAAAGCGGGCTTGAGCGAAGACGATTTCTGGATTGCCGAGTTCGGGTTCGGTCGTTGGGCGCCCCCTTTATCCGTTCCGGCCGAAGATCTGCCCGTCCAGACCGCTGCGCGATAG
- a CDS encoding outer membrane beta-barrel protein has protein sequence MERKFIAGMAIATCVAAPGAWAIEGPYVGAKGSIVWADDSDWAFEGNGTIESEYDTNFGLAAVLGTGTAAGVRVEGELFYRSSDIDGGNIGAVELDELGGDVSQWGVMANAYYDFDLGSPVKPFVGAGIGAAQINADVDLGSVDVIDDDSTEFAYQLTAGLMFEVSPNLMITGAYRYQATSDAEFEDELGTTVDFDWASHNLDVGLLFVF, from the coding sequence ATGGAGCGTAAATTTATTGCTGGTATGGCGATTGCCACCTGTGTTGCGGCACCCGGTGCGTGGGCTATTGAGGGCCCCTATGTCGGCGCCAAAGGCAGCATTGTTTGGGCAGACGATTCGGATTGGGCGTTCGAAGGTAACGGCACCATCGAATCGGAGTACGACACCAATTTTGGCCTGGCTGCAGTTCTAGGCACGGGAACGGCCGCTGGCGTTCGCGTGGAAGGCGAATTGTTCTACCGCAGCAGTGACATTGACGGCGGCAACATCGGCGCCGTGGAACTCGATGAGCTGGGCGGCGACGTCTCCCAGTGGGGTGTCATGGCCAACGCCTACTATGATTTCGACTTGGGTAGCCCGGTCAAACCGTTTGTCGGAGCCGGTATCGGCGCGGCACAGATTAACGCCGACGTCGACCTGGGTTCGGTTGACGTCATCGACGATGACTCCACCGAGTTCGCTTACCAGCTGACCGCCGGCTTGATGTTCGAAGTATCCCCCAACCTGATGATCACGGGTGCATACCGCTATCAGGCAACCAGCGACGCTGAGTTCGAGGATGAGCTGGGCACCACCGTCGACTTCGACTGGGCTTCCCACAATCTGGACGTCGGCCTCTTGTTTGTCTTCTAA